TGCTGACAAGGAAAACGTCAAAATCtgaagttattttgtttttttgaaaacgCGTTTGAAAAATCATGCTACTGTTCTGCTTTAAAATCTAGAGATGTATACAAGagttaaaagttatttttggtTCAGTATGAACAACATTACGTAAAAGTCAAAGAATATAACATTTTCTGACACAAATAGTAAATCGTACAAAGATAATAATAGTGATAAGAGAGAGATTAACTTTTGTCCGTTTTGCATGATTGATTTTATATCAACTTTTATATTTAGGCCTGTCAAACAATTTTATGGGCCTTTATAGCCCgatttgtcttttttctttttcttacagaAAAGTATTCTGAGAATACTTTGGGGATGTTATAAAAAGGGAATATTTGACAACTCTTTTTTATTACAAAGATGATTGTAACAAATCTTATCAGTTATATGATCAATCATGTAACAAATCTATCAGTTACATGATTGCCAGTTAGAGGACGGAACCAGTCAAGTATAGCAAGAAAGTTTTTCAAAATAGATGATTTAGGAAAATGAAGAGTAAGATATAAGGACCTCAAGCCTTTGTAATATTACCTTAGCCTTTTAAGCAAGATGCCATGAATAGGGTCTTTCCTTCAGGAGCAGCACATGCATCCAATATCCTCTCGCCTGGCTGAGGTTTCACAACTGAGACTATTAGTCCTGCAGTACCAGACGTGGATAGATTACAAAAAGGAGCAGACCAAAAGAACTAGAGGATTTGTGAAAAACTTAAATCTGTTTACACATGAACAATTTTTGAAGAGGAGCAGACcaaataattacaaaactaaaactgaCCTGCACTCTCATCCTGAACAGAACAGAAGCCTTCCTTGAGTAAACCAGCTTGCACCACGGTCTGTTCCAATTATCAATTTTGAAACTTATAAGCCAAAAAAAGCTGAAGTGTGGAGCTAGAAGAAACGAGGATTAAGGAAAATTGCCAACAAGTGGCAATTTAGGGTTATATTATAACACCCGCAAGCCTGTTTTGATGCGGACATATTCCTCCATATGTAACGATAGCTCGTGTGGAACCTGTAGCACAGGAAAGCCagtaaaatattagaaatatttttctaGTGTATAATACATAATCAATGCCTGTTGTGATTCAGATATAGACAACAGATAGGCTGCATTGCCTCCAATCCTATGACCCATACACACCATATATAATCTCACAGATGCAGCAACTGATATTGAAGGCTCAGAGCATGAGAAAAAAGCACATTTTCAACAACTTGCCTTCAGCAGGTTCAGCTGAATGAAGCTCATTGTGACTGAGAATCTGAGATCTACCATTTAGATAAACATCAACTATCCGAGATGATAGTCATGAGTTATTCGGCCGTTGACATACAATATTGTTATTAATGTTAATCCATGAGGTTGATGATATTGGGCATCTCAAACACAAGGAGGGCAAAAGATTCGATACTTCCGATAtgaatttgtgttttctttttttaaggtGTTTGCAACTTGCTTGTCAAgtcaaaccaaatcaaacccgGACTACTTTAGATCAAACTTAACCACACGAGttctataatttaatatatttagtcaggtctaaaccaaaaacaaaagatttaagtAAAAAAGAACTGGCCTAAATTTAACTTGCAAGTTTGTGGCCATCGAGCCATACAAGCTTTGGCACAACCTGGCGGACTAAGGAGCTGAACTCTTCCCCTGCAATTAGGTCGTTGCCTCTTATATCTAACTGCTTCAGTTTCATTAAATCCCCAAGCACCAAATACGCATCCCAGTATTTACTAGGCACCTCTCTTCCAGTTTCATCCGAATTAGAGAGCGGAGAAGAGCAAAGGTACCTTGTTGTGTCCACTGGGTGCTTGCCAGCAATGTTGTTATGTGAAACATCCAACACACTAAGCTGCTTCAGAAGTCTTAGAGAGCCAAGCGCTGAAAAGCTCCTGATTCTATTGTGACTCAAATTTAGGCAACAGAGAAGCTGCATCGTCTCCAATCCTGCAGGACCCATATTTAATCACACAGATGCAACAATTGATATTAAAGACTCAAAGCGTTAGAAAAACACTACATACCATCAGCTGAATGAAGCTCATTGTGACTGAGATCTAACATTTGGACAAATAGCAACTTCTCGACAGCGGCCATCCGAGATAGTGTTAAGTTATTGAGCCTTAGACATACAATATTGTTCATATTCCTGTACCGAAAGAGGTGTCTGGACAGGGATTCGGTGCTTGAAGTCACCTGTGCATCAACATTTCTCTTTATGACTAATAAATAATAGGCATCTTTACAAACATTGAAAAACTCATTCAAATCCGAAAAAAAACTAAGAGCAGAAACTCAACATGAGATTCACAGCTAAAAGGAAGACTAAGTAGTAAGTACCTTGTGGAGAAGAGCTACACTGAGCTCATCCTTGTAGTACTGGTCATGCGAAGAATCAAGGGCCATCAAATCGTTATACAGCTGGAGGATTTCTTTATAATGGATACCCTTACCAGCATCATCCGATATCAGAGTTTCCTCAGCCATTAAAAGCCTTGCAAGAATGAGCTTTCCAAATTTGCTacaaaagggaaagaagaactCAGAAGGTCAAGACTACAACTTCTCTTTTCCATTAAATCAATAAAGTTTACATGATTATCTTTACCTGTCAGGCAAATCACGAAAACATTCAATCTCCatctttatagttttcttaCGCCACTCAAAACCCGTATCAGCATTTAAATGATTCAAGGAGATAAGAGAATTCAAATCCTTCGACTGTGCATCCCAATTGTCAAAACCACCCCCCGTCCATGAAACAATGCCTTCTTGTGACACTCCGACAGTGTCATGAATGTGCACTGTAAATATAAACTCATAAGGAGTGCTGATGTTACATCCCCTGGAAGAAACAATTCCTGGAGACTTCCCAAGGCTGACCTTCACTTTGTTTTCCGTGCGAGAGCAAGGTTCTGTACTGTCAAATTCCAGACGAGCAACCCATACACAAGAAAACACTTGAGAGTTATTATCTGAAACGGGTTCCCAAACAAGGTCCTCATGTCCTTTTAGTTCAGAATCAACAGTAACAGTAGACGAGTTTACTCCACTGACGGCTTGGTCAAAGTAAAGAATCAGTGGAAAGGAACCAGACTCGGAGCAGAAAGTAGTGAACTTAGAAGAAGAGCCAGTGAAGCAGCCAGGTCCAGATAGAATGATAATGGAACCATTTGAAGGCCACGAGGAAGTGCGAAGAGGAGTCTCCAATTTAACAGTCTGGTCAAGAAGCCAAAGATAATAAAACCAAGCACTTTGGTCACCTTCGTCCGTAAAAATAGCATTATGAACATAATCAAATTCACGACGAATCGTTTCCTTTGGCATAAATCCATCAGCCATTTTTGCGACTAAACTTGAAAGAAGTAGACTGCAGAATTattataatgaataaaaaaagattgttaCTGTGGATAAAAATTACTGGATCAAGAAGGTATAGTGTAACAAAACCTTTAGTTCTATTAATACTAGATAAATTCTGGTGGTATTtaccaaccaaacaaacaaaaaaaaaaatgtaaacttgaTATGGTTGATAAACAAATCATATGTATCTGACCATCAATCATAAAAGTCCACACATGCCAACTTTAAATATACATACCTACGATTGTGCCACGCAGAATAATTGCTGAAACTATCATTAATCATATCAGTTGTATACTGCAACTCATCCTGTTCTGACGTCTTGGTTAGCTCCACAACAAAGCTGGAAAAAAGGAACAAGTCGACGACGAGATATGAAATATGCAAAATCTGATTGACAATGTGAAGCAATTCCCTAAAAATCTCATCTCACCTGCGATAGTTCCAAGCGTGAAAGTTCCTGAGATCGAGCGTTTGATAATTATTCAAAAGTTGCAGTTCTTTTTCAAAGGAGGAATGCCCTTTACTCAAAACCCACTTTCGATGATACCAAGCCCCATAGGACTTGAGATTTTTCCGGAGGGTTTTTGCTACCTGAATTCACGAAGATATATCACAGGCAATTCTCGATGAGACATGAATTGGATGTGAAGCAACACAGCAATTAATGAGTAAACTTTCCACTCACGACTTCAAGTTCTTCATTGAGAATTGAGTTGACCAAGCTTGGATCAGAGTCGTCGATTCGAGAAAGGTTATCCTCGACGGCGAGCTTCCGATAGTTCCAAGCCGTGTAGGCCTCCGGATTGTTTTCTAGAAGTTTCGCGCTTAATTGAATTGCTTCCTGCGTGTAACTagtataaaaccaaaaacatatgattgattgattgagagaaaggacagagaagaagaagactgtaCGTACATCTTTTGATGGTGGTTGGACATGAACTGGGACTGGAGCGACCGAAGCTTAAGGGTGTCGTCTTTTGATGCTTCCTCTGCTGGCTTCGAAGCCGCCTTCCTCGGACGACCGTGCATTCTGCTCCGATTTGGGTGTCGTCTTCTAGTTTTGGGTTCCCACTCACTTCATCGGGAACCTaaaaacaactatatatatatatatgtgataaaagGAACCGGTCTGAGTAAACCGAGTTTAATCAAAAATTGCGACACCGGTTCAATTGAATAGTACGAACCGGGTTTCTTGGAACAGAACAAAGAGTGTGGTCGTCTGTTTTGGAAAGAGTGTTAGTAGCTTTGCTTTGGAAAATGATTCTACAAcagcaagaattttttttggaaaatgatTCTA
The Camelina sativa cultivar DH55 chromosome 15, Cs, whole genome shotgun sequence DNA segment above includes these coding regions:
- the LOC104745556 gene encoding geranylgeranyl transferase type-2 subunit alpha 2-like translates to MHGRPRKAASKPAEEASKDDTLKLRSLQSQFMSNHHQKIYTQEAIQLSAKLLENNPEAYTAWNYRKLAVEDNLSRIDDSDPSLVNSILNEELEVVAKTLRKNLKSYGAWYHRKWVLSKGHSSFEKELQLLNNYQTLDLRNFHAWNYRSFVVELTKTSEQDELQYTTDMINDSFSNYSAWHNRSLLLSSLVAKMADGFMPKETIRREFDYVHNAIFTDEGDQSAWFYYLWLLDQTVKLETPLRTSSWPSNGSIIILSGPGCFTGSSSKFTTFCSESGSFPLILYFDQAVSGVNSSTVTVDSELKGHEDLVWEPVSDNNSQVFSCVWVARLEFDSTEPCSRTENKVKVSLGKSPGIVSSRGCNISTPYEFIFTVHIHDTVGVSQEGIVSWTGGGFDNWDAQSKDLNSLISLNHLNADTGFEWRKKTIKMEIECFRDLPDSKFGKLILARLLMAEETLISDDAGKGIHYKEILQLYNDLMALDSSHDQYYKDELSVALLHKVTSSTESLSRHLFRYRNMNNIVCLRLNNLTLSRMAAVEKLLFVQMLDLSHNELHSADGLETMQLLCCLNLSHNRIRSFSALGSLRLLKQLSVLDVSHNNIAGKHPVDTTRYLCSSPLSNSDETGREVPSKYWDAYLVLGDLMKLKQLDIRGNDLIAGEEFSSLVRQVVPKLVWLDGHKLAS